The following are encoded in a window of Nibricoccus aquaticus genomic DNA:
- a CDS encoding DUF1697 domain-containing protein, producing MPNYVALIRGVGPMNPNMRNDKLGAVLKTLGCTSVRPVLASGTALLETKIEKAFGDNLGLSSDVLVRTQDELEAIVKKAPFQGAEHGKQWYLIVTFRKDGAPVFNKIDRATMDGPNAMIDLEKRYGKHITTRTWNTVLKIVAKMQR from the coding sequence ATGCCAAACTACGTGGCCTTGATCCGCGGTGTCGGTCCGATGAATCCAAACATGCGTAACGACAAACTCGGTGCCGTCCTGAAAACCCTCGGCTGCACCAGCGTCCGCCCCGTCCTCGCGAGCGGCACGGCGCTGCTGGAGACCAAGATCGAGAAAGCCTTCGGCGATAACCTCGGCCTCTCCAGCGACGTACTCGTCCGCACTCAGGACGAACTCGAAGCGATCGTTAAGAAAGCCCCCTTCCAAGGCGCGGAGCACGGCAAGCAATGGTACCTCATCGTCACCTTCCGCAAAGACGGCGCACCCGTCTTCAACAAAATCGACCGCGCCACTATGGACGGGCCCAACGCGATGATCGATCTCGAGAAGCGCTACGGAAAACACATCACGACCCGCACCTGGAACACCGTGCTCAAGATAGTCGCAAAAATGCAGAGGTGA
- a CDS encoding lysophospholipid acyltransferase family protein → MPSAPHNFPITPPPAPAPNSTRVKAIHGWRRALLFPLGLILRAWSASLRFEASPAALRLLSKSDQPVAFVLWHNRLILTSEIFRRYRRGRTVYGLVSASKDGAWLSAFFSLVGIRTVRGSSSQLGREAVNALVEVMRAGHDIGITPDGPRGPLYEFKAGGLIVARRVHAPLLLLGASFESAWQLRSWDRFYLPKPFSRVFLRCEWIPTAALHDRDQAAQTLRARLLAMNSDATSARTSHEPVV, encoded by the coding sequence GTGCCCTCCGCTCCGCACAACTTTCCCATCACACCTCCACCCGCGCCCGCACCCAACTCCACGCGCGTCAAAGCCATCCACGGCTGGCGGCGCGCCCTGCTCTTTCCCCTCGGCCTCATCCTCCGCGCCTGGAGCGCGAGCCTGCGCTTCGAAGCCTCGCCCGCCGCACTCCGACTCCTCTCCAAATCAGACCAGCCCGTCGCCTTCGTCCTCTGGCACAACCGCCTCATCCTCACCTCCGAGATCTTCCGCCGCTACCGCCGGGGCCGCACAGTTTACGGCCTGGTCAGCGCCAGCAAAGACGGCGCGTGGCTCTCCGCATTTTTTTCGCTCGTCGGCATCCGCACCGTGCGCGGCTCCAGCAGCCAGCTCGGTCGTGAAGCCGTCAACGCCCTCGTCGAGGTCATGCGCGCGGGCCACGACATCGGCATCACCCCCGACGGCCCGCGCGGCCCGCTCTACGAATTCAAAGCCGGCGGCCTGATCGTCGCCCGCCGCGTCCACGCGCCACTGCTGCTCCTCGGCGCCTCCTTTGAATCGGCCTGGCAACTACGCAGTTGGGACCGCTTCTACCTGCCAAAGCCTTTTTCACGCGTCTTCCTGCGCTGCGAATGGATTCCCACCGCCGCACTCCACGACCGCGATCAAGCAGCCCAAACCCTGCGCGCCCGCCTGCTCGCCATGAATTCCGACGCCACCAGCGCCCGTACCTCGCACGAACCTGTCGTGTAA
- a CDS encoding GFA family protein: MTTMIKSPFTGGCYCGAVRYECTAKPDQIEMFTCHCRDCQHITGGGHTPVIFVPTSTFLFTRGTPRYFSTDSDQAGPRSHKRSFCYECGSRLTGGEFAGSPNIGLTVGSLDDPSVFKASADFWISDAQPWDIMNSATPKFDKVPG; encoded by the coding sequence ATGACCACCATGATCAAAAGCCCTTTCACCGGCGGCTGTTATTGCGGAGCTGTCCGCTACGAATGCACCGCAAAGCCCGACCAGATTGAAATGTTCACCTGTCACTGCCGTGATTGTCAGCACATCACGGGAGGCGGTCACACGCCGGTCATTTTCGTGCCGACTTCGACTTTCCTGTTCACGCGAGGCACCCCGCGCTATTTCAGTACGGATAGCGATCAAGCCGGCCCGCGCTCGCACAAACGCAGTTTCTGTTACGAGTGCGGCTCCCGTCTCACCGGCGGCGAATTTGCCGGCTCTCCCAACATCGGCCTAACCGTTGGCAGTCTCGACGATCCCAGTGTATTCAAAGCGTCAGCCGACTTCTGGATTTCAGACGCGCAACCGTGGGATATCATGAACTCCGCCACGCCAAAATTCGACAAAGTTCCCGGCTAA
- a CDS encoding sigma-70 family RNA polymerase sigma factor produces the protein MDTAVATVSRRIPVHVAADDLLSVGKLALIAALAQCKGSVDEVRAYCFVRVRGALIDELRRLDPLSRNQRDKVNRVLRAQAELSGRLARAATTAEIAVGSQVAVSEVAEILRTLNQESEFVDFDLSALPDHEAASPAEVVEADDLRMSLRSALQRLAGNQAAVLYRYYFEDATLDVIAAEMGISKERVRQIREAGEKKLRADFAVLAIWQSLLSFERD, from the coding sequence GTGGACACGGCGGTGGCGACCGTTTCCCGGCGTATTCCAGTTCATGTCGCGGCCGACGATCTTTTGTCGGTCGGCAAACTCGCGCTCATTGCCGCGCTCGCGCAATGCAAGGGCTCGGTGGACGAAGTTCGCGCTTACTGCTTCGTGCGTGTGCGCGGTGCTCTGATCGATGAACTGCGTCGTCTCGATCCACTTTCGCGTAACCAGCGCGATAAGGTGAACCGCGTGCTGCGTGCGCAGGCGGAACTCAGCGGCCGGCTCGCGCGCGCCGCCACCACGGCGGAGATCGCGGTCGGGTCGCAGGTGGCGGTCTCCGAGGTCGCGGAGATTTTGCGCACGCTCAACCAGGAGTCCGAGTTTGTGGATTTCGATTTGAGCGCGCTGCCGGATCATGAGGCCGCGTCGCCTGCGGAAGTCGTCGAAGCGGACGATCTCCGCATGAGTCTGCGCAGCGCGCTTCAGCGTCTCGCGGGCAATCAGGCGGCCGTTCTTTACCGCTATTACTTCGAAGACGCCACGCTCGACGTCATCGCCGCCGAGATGGGTATCTCGAAGGAACGTGTGCGCCAGATTCGCGAAGCGGGTGAGAAAAAACTCCGCGCGGATTTCGCGGTGCTGGCGATCTGGCAGTCGCTGCTGTCGTTTGAGCGAGACTAA
- a CDS encoding sodium/glutamate symporter, with product MDHFAQIAEAGASASSTLFIGPFALLVLAIPVLLLGEFIFHRVGWLHRANVPAPIIGGLLVAITLAILAQAAPGLVTLQGSTANAVWLWPVLPQWGLGAPSMTDVERPLLILFFTCIGFNASWSVARQGGLPLVILLALSIGLSAVQAATGALTALALGETPLLGLMASNVSLMGGFGTAAGFAPEFEKAGLVGAASIGLTAAVFGVVAGGLVAGWTGGRLVQRKLHRVGEGSVSLQQLESASAEPAGFIAELKELARSARSVLLHLAALVVCMKLGAFLSVFIQSSGLTFPVYMGSMIVAAILRNAHDLLRGNVLKTERVDAIGSVALMWLLAVVMIDLQLAQLLGSALPLLVILAVQVALMAALAYFVTFRLMGRDYEAAVTSAGMIGYGLGATSNAMATMRVMIRRFGPAPRSMLIVPIVGSFLVDFFNAVLTTTALNVLK from the coding sequence ATGGATCACTTTGCCCAGATTGCGGAGGCGGGGGCTTCGGCGTCATCGACGTTGTTCATCGGACCGTTTGCCCTGCTCGTACTCGCCATTCCGGTGCTGCTGCTGGGTGAATTCATTTTCCACCGCGTCGGCTGGCTGCATCGGGCCAATGTGCCAGCGCCGATCATCGGCGGACTACTCGTCGCCATTACCCTCGCGATCCTCGCGCAAGCCGCTCCAGGACTCGTCACTCTGCAAGGAAGCACGGCCAACGCCGTCTGGCTCTGGCCCGTTCTCCCGCAGTGGGGACTCGGCGCGCCGTCGATGACCGATGTCGAGCGACCGCTGCTCATCCTGTTTTTCACCTGCATCGGTTTTAACGCGAGCTGGAGCGTCGCGCGTCAAGGCGGTCTACCGCTCGTCATCTTGCTCGCGCTCTCGATCGGACTCTCCGCCGTCCAGGCAGCCACCGGTGCGCTCACCGCGCTCGCCCTCGGCGAAACGCCTCTCCTCGGCCTCATGGCTAGCAACGTCTCGCTCATGGGAGGCTTCGGCACCGCAGCGGGATTCGCTCCCGAATTCGAAAAGGCTGGCCTCGTCGGCGCCGCCTCCATCGGGCTCACCGCGGCCGTGTTCGGTGTCGTGGCCGGCGGACTCGTCGCGGGCTGGACCGGCGGACGCCTCGTGCAACGAAAACTCCATCGCGTGGGCGAAGGCTCAGTCAGTCTCCAGCAACTCGAATCGGCATCCGCCGAACCGGCTGGCTTCATCGCCGAACTCAAGGAACTCGCCCGCTCTGCGCGCAGCGTGTTGCTGCACCTGGCAGCGCTCGTCGTGTGCATGAAGCTCGGCGCGTTTCTTAGCGTTTTCATCCAAAGCTCCGGCCTCACGTTCCCCGTGTACATGGGCTCGATGATTGTCGCCGCGATCCTGCGCAACGCGCACGATCTGCTCCGCGGCAACGTGCTCAAAACAGAGCGTGTGGACGCCATCGGCTCAGTCGCGCTCATGTGGCTCCTCGCCGTCGTGATGATCGACCTGCAACTCGCTCAGCTCCTCGGCTCCGCCCTGCCCTTGCTGGTGATCCTCGCCGTGCAAGTCGCGTTGATGGCGGCACTCGCCTACTTCGTGACGTTCCGCCTGATGGGCCGAGATTACGAAGCCGCCGTGACCAGCGCCGGCATGATCGGCTACGGACTCGGCGCGACGTCGAACGCCATGGCGACGATGCGCGTGATGATCCGCCGCTTCGGCCCCGCACCGCGCTCCATGCTGATCGTCCCCATCGTCGGCTCCTTCCTCGTCGATTTCTTCAACGCCGTGCTCACCACGACGGCGCTGAACGTTCTGAAATAG
- a CDS encoding DUF1343 domain-containing protein: MSLRMTGPARPSLSRQPRIVKALLLTVSLLLLSLVAGYAAGQPGTRSSSPAKQRVKPARATSQPSARPVVQAPTAPASASSAAQPSAASTPVYFPGPRSGPAVMLGIDVLAAQNFAPIAGKRVGLLTHPPGVNRLGVSTIDVLRAAPNVKLVALFGPEHGIYGKTAASVNITDTIDKRTGLPAYSLYGNNRKPTKKQLQGLDALLIDMQDIGVRSYTFSVCMKYAMEACFEHGIEVIVLDRPNPLGGLKVDGPLLDRQFFSGVGQFAMPYVHGLTMGELARLAAGTPGGLDISEAARARGKLTVIPMQGWRRSMRWPETGLKFVPTSPYIQDFAACVGYAMTGLGCQIGGFSHGIGTQYPFRGVSTKLRSMDQVQKELTALRLPGLAFKKVSLTSPNGAPMGIGIYVEVNDWDDWNPTELSFHLMRLAALYNAKNPFAAATSAEALLFNKHTGSAEWWNAIKRDGSRVDLTGFLRKWKQDALLFQQSSRRFWLYE, from the coding sequence GTGAGCCTTCGCATGACCGGCCCCGCCCGCCCCTCCCTTTCCCGCCAGCCCCGCATCGTCAAAGCGCTCCTGCTGACCGTTTCCCTTTTGCTGCTTTCCCTCGTCGCAGGCTATGCGGCCGGCCAGCCCGGTACACGCTCCAGCTCCCCGGCCAAACAACGCGTCAAACCCGCCCGCGCCACCAGCCAGCCCTCCGCCCGGCCCGTCGTCCAGGCCCCGACCGCCCCCGCCTCCGCCAGCTCCGCCGCGCAACCGTCCGCCGCCTCAACACCTGTCTACTTCCCCGGCCCCCGCTCCGGCCCCGCCGTCATGCTCGGCATCGACGTCCTCGCCGCGCAAAACTTCGCTCCCATCGCCGGCAAACGCGTCGGCCTCCTCACCCACCCGCCCGGCGTGAACCGCCTCGGCGTCAGCACCATCGACGTCCTCCGCGCCGCCCCCAATGTCAAACTCGTCGCCCTCTTCGGCCCCGAGCACGGCATCTACGGCAAAACCGCCGCCTCGGTGAACATCACCGACACCATCGACAAACGCACCGGCCTCCCCGCGTATTCGCTCTACGGTAACAACCGCAAACCCACCAAAAAACAGCTCCAAGGCCTCGATGCCCTGCTCATCGACATGCAGGACATCGGCGTACGCTCCTACACCTTCTCCGTCTGCATGAAGTACGCGATGGAGGCCTGCTTCGAACACGGCATCGAAGTCATCGTCCTCGACCGCCCCAACCCCCTCGGCGGACTCAAGGTCGATGGGCCCCTCCTCGACCGCCAGTTCTTCAGCGGCGTCGGCCAGTTCGCCATGCCTTACGTGCACGGCCTGACCATGGGCGAGCTCGCCCGCCTCGCCGCCGGCACCCCCGGCGGTCTCGACATCAGCGAAGCTGCCCGCGCCCGCGGCAAACTCACCGTCATCCCCATGCAAGGCTGGCGCCGCTCCATGCGCTGGCCCGAGACCGGCCTCAAATTCGTCCCCACCTCCCCCTACATCCAGGACTTCGCCGCCTGCGTCGGCTACGCCATGACCGGCCTCGGCTGCCAGATCGGCGGTTTCTCCCACGGCATCGGTACCCAGTATCCATTTCGCGGAGTCTCCACCAAACTCCGCTCCATGGATCAGGTGCAGAAGGAACTCACCGCCCTCCGTCTCCCCGGCCTCGCCTTCAAAAAAGTCTCCCTCACCTCCCCCAATGGCGCCCCCATGGGCATCGGCATCTACGTCGAGGTAAACGACTGGGATGACTGGAACCCCACCGAGCTCAGCTTCCACCTCATGCGCCTCGCCGCGCTCTATAACGCGAAAAACCCCTTCGCCGCCGCCACTTCAGCTGAAGCCCTGCTCTTCAATAAACACACCGGCTCTGCCGAGTGGTGGAACGCTATCAAGCGCGACGGCTCCCGCGTGGATCTCACTGGCTTCCTCCGCAAATGGAAGCAGGACGCCCTCCTCTTCCAGCAGTCCAGCCGCCGCTTCTGGCTCTACGAATAA
- a CDS encoding L,D-transpeptidase family protein, with amino-acid sequence MRPFQRLTSALLFASFLPAAVLSAATETGPALAKPTRPPAITPTAPVGNAQVASAEDADLWLRAQIALGRNRFSCGPIDGVKGAQTTAALFAFQESRGLPRTGELDTETAAALLSEDDRIMELVLTTEDLAGLQPVSATWLGKSQQTALAYESVLELLAERTHASTALLQKLNPEVNWDQLMPGATLRVPAVALPAVKINAAQIRIGLSARSLQVRDETGQLVAHFPVSIARDAEKRPEGELRVAVVVADPDYTFDPEVFTESEEARSLGRKLILPPGPNNPVGVAWIGLDRPGYGIHGTPHPEKVGRTESHGCFRLANWDARSLLAMAWTGLPVLVEP; translated from the coding sequence ATGCGTCCATTCCAGCGACTGACTTCTGCTTTGCTATTCGCATCGTTCCTGCCTGCGGCGGTTTTATCGGCGGCCACGGAAACCGGGCCTGCTTTGGCAAAGCCCACGCGACCTCCGGCGATCACGCCGACTGCACCGGTGGGAAATGCGCAGGTTGCCTCCGCTGAGGATGCCGACTTGTGGCTGCGCGCGCAGATCGCGCTTGGGCGAAACCGGTTTTCATGCGGTCCCATTGATGGTGTGAAAGGAGCTCAGACGACGGCGGCGCTATTTGCGTTTCAGGAGAGCCGGGGACTTCCGCGAACGGGCGAATTGGATACGGAGACGGCGGCGGCACTGTTGAGCGAGGATGACAGGATCATGGAGCTCGTACTCACCACGGAAGATCTGGCGGGTTTGCAGCCGGTGAGCGCAACCTGGCTGGGCAAGTCTCAGCAGACAGCGCTCGCGTATGAGAGTGTGCTCGAGCTTCTCGCCGAACGAACGCACGCGAGCACGGCGTTGCTTCAGAAACTAAATCCGGAGGTGAATTGGGATCAATTGATGCCGGGTGCGACGTTGCGCGTGCCGGCGGTCGCACTTCCGGCGGTGAAGATCAATGCGGCGCAAATCCGTATCGGTCTTTCCGCGCGCAGTCTTCAAGTGCGCGATGAGACAGGCCAGCTGGTGGCGCATTTTCCGGTGAGCATCGCGCGCGATGCCGAGAAGCGGCCGGAGGGAGAACTGCGCGTGGCGGTGGTGGTGGCCGATCCCGATTACACATTTGATCCAGAGGTTTTCACGGAATCGGAGGAAGCGCGGTCGCTGGGGCGGAAATTGATTTTGCCACCCGGTCCGAACAATCCGGTAGGCGTTGCCTGGATCGGGCTGGATCGGCCCGGCTACGGAATCCACGGCACGCCGCATCCGGAGAAAGTGGGGCGCACGGAATCACATGGCTGTTTCCGCCTGGCGAATTGGGACGCGCGCTCGCTGCTCGCGATGGCGTGGACGGGGCTGCCCGTTTTGGTCGAACCGTGA
- a CDS encoding DUF1990 family protein yields MNKRMPQVMTTDGALEKTRPEFRLHRPRAAEVTAFRMKNERAALSYDELGQSASGYPAGYHVDHNSVRLGRGEETWTRACEALKTWQMFPKGWAAIEPADETVRAGQTLTMLARGYGVWWMSGCRIVYMVEEAGPVRRFGFAYGTLTTHVEQGEERFMAEMLEDGTVWYDLRAFSRPRFWPVKLMKPLARRLQKRFVRESLAAMVAATTL; encoded by the coding sequence ATGAACAAGCGGATGCCGCAGGTAATGACCACGGATGGAGCGTTGGAAAAGACGCGGCCGGAGTTTCGGTTGCACCGGCCGAGGGCGGCGGAAGTGACGGCGTTTCGGATGAAGAACGAGCGGGCGGCGCTTAGTTATGATGAGCTTGGGCAGTCGGCGAGCGGGTATCCGGCGGGGTACCACGTGGATCACAATTCGGTGAGACTGGGGCGGGGCGAGGAGACGTGGACGCGAGCGTGTGAGGCGCTGAAGACGTGGCAGATGTTTCCGAAGGGCTGGGCGGCGATCGAACCGGCGGACGAAACTGTGCGGGCGGGGCAGACGTTGACGATGCTGGCGCGCGGCTACGGGGTCTGGTGGATGAGCGGCTGCCGGATCGTGTACATGGTCGAGGAGGCGGGGCCGGTGAGGCGGTTTGGTTTCGCGTATGGGACGCTCACGACGCATGTGGAGCAAGGGGAGGAGCGGTTCATGGCGGAGATGCTCGAGGACGGCACGGTGTGGTATGACCTGCGGGCGTTTTCGCGGCCGCGCTTCTGGCCGGTGAAGTTGATGAAGCCGCTGGCGCGGCGGTTGCAGAAACGGTTCGTGCGGGAGTCGCTGGCAGCGATGGTAGCGGCGACGACGTTGTAG
- a CDS encoding polysaccharide deacetylase family protein: MSASSTETARPLSVHAATPLRRPLAFKIWFYWTVAAKITGTVLFLRGHHTLAPFVFFSGAPWLLWQFLVPTSHGFGPAIRRFRTDRLEIWLTIDDGPDPATTPRVLDLLDQHRARATFFLIGENAARHPALVVEILRRGHTLGNHTHTHPHGTYWGALPSATGAQMDNCDAAIRAVGAPSPRWFRPPVGLKSLSLHPQLAKRGLELVLWSARGYDTQTRDPDAAVRRIRHSLTPGAIILAHESGPPGSPRVEVIARLLARLTADGYRCVIPSAESLERT; encoded by the coding sequence GTGTCCGCCTCCTCCACAGAAACCGCCCGCCCCCTCTCCGTTCACGCGGCCACCCCGCTCCGCCGCCCCCTCGCCTTCAAGATCTGGTTCTACTGGACCGTCGCTGCAAAAATCACCGGCACCGTCCTCTTCCTTCGTGGCCACCACACCCTCGCACCGTTCGTCTTCTTCAGCGGCGCCCCCTGGCTCCTCTGGCAATTCCTCGTCCCGACGTCCCACGGCTTCGGCCCCGCCATCCGCCGCTTCCGCACCGACCGCCTCGAGATCTGGCTAACGATCGACGACGGCCCCGACCCCGCCACCACCCCGCGCGTCCTCGATCTCCTCGATCAACACCGCGCCCGCGCCACCTTCTTCCTCATCGGCGAAAACGCCGCCCGCCACCCCGCGCTCGTCGTCGAAATCCTCCGCCGCGGCCACACCTTGGGCAACCACACCCACACTCATCCCCACGGCACCTACTGGGGCGCCCTTCCCTCCGCAACCGGCGCACAGATGGACAACTGCGATGCCGCCATCCGCGCCGTCGGCGCGCCCTCGCCGCGTTGGTTCCGCCCGCCCGTCGGCCTGAAAAGCCTCTCGCTCCACCCCCAGCTCGCGAAGCGTGGCCTCGAACTCGTCCTCTGGAGCGCCCGCGGCTACGACACCCAGACCCGCGATCCCGACGCCGCCGTCCGCCGTATCCGCCATTCCCTCACGCCCGGCGCCATCATCCTCGCCCACGAATCCGGCCCGCCCGGTTCCCCCCGCGTCGAAGTCATCGCCCGCCTCCTCGCCCGTCTCACCGCAGACGGCTACCGCTGCGTCATCCCTTCCGCCGAAAGCCTGGAGCGCACCTGA
- a CDS encoding PIN domain-containing protein: MDRSATNHVFIDFENVHAVDLDAPIDKPLSLVLLVGEKQTSLKTDLVEQLLKRAAHVQLVRLGASGKNALDFALAYHLGRAVAADPTGFFHIISKDKGFDPLIAHLKQQHTRVARHDTFAALHPLLAKIVPAPTSPALVITTPAPITKDRVAEFIDNLKRNASNRPKRKATLLSHLKSHLGGTLSESELASKFELLRTRTGLVIDAKGAVTYPVF, translated from the coding sequence ATGGACCGCTCCGCAACCAACCACGTCTTTATCGATTTTGAAAATGTCCATGCTGTCGACTTGGACGCCCCTATCGACAAGCCGTTGTCACTCGTGCTGCTGGTAGGAGAGAAGCAAACGAGCCTGAAGACCGACCTGGTCGAACAACTGCTCAAACGCGCTGCGCACGTTCAGCTGGTTCGCCTCGGCGCATCTGGAAAAAACGCCTTGGACTTCGCGCTGGCATATCACCTTGGCCGGGCGGTCGCCGCCGATCCGACGGGGTTCTTTCACATCATTTCGAAAGACAAGGGCTTTGACCCACTGATCGCGCATCTCAAGCAGCAGCACACCCGCGTAGCACGTCACGATACATTCGCCGCGTTACATCCATTGCTGGCCAAAATCGTTCCCGCACCAACCTCACCGGCGCTTGTGATAACTACTCCCGCACCGATCACAAAAGATCGTGTGGCCGAGTTCATTGATAACCTGAAACGCAACGCGTCCAACCGACCCAAGCGCAAGGCCACGCTCCTCTCCCACCTAAAATCGCATTTGGGCGGCACCCTGAGCGAATCCGAACTCGCTTCAAAATTTGAACTGCTCCGCACGCGCACCGGCCTCGTGATCGATGCCAAGGGCGCTGTGACCTACCCCGTCTTCTGA
- a CDS encoding cupin domain-containing protein yields MKNSTPVMVACACGAEAVLSTIKSMTPIEGYRLIPPSELTWRPSNMMRIPNADFLERTGSELLGARLWRMPPMSANTLHKHVLKEEFYFVLEGTGRIRVDEETLTVPKYGSVLVGPAMLRQVFNDSEKEETLWLIIGAPEKEFESGVIDRSLIYPVEPTQLPPELTSAVWPPKS; encoded by the coding sequence GTGAAGAACTCTACCCCTGTCATGGTTGCCTGCGCTTGCGGCGCGGAGGCTGTGCTTTCAACGATCAAGAGCATGACGCCCATTGAAGGCTACCGATTGATTCCTCCGAGTGAACTGACCTGGCGTCCTTCGAACATGATGCGCATTCCCAATGCGGATTTTCTGGAGCGCACGGGAAGCGAACTGCTCGGTGCGCGTTTATGGCGCATGCCGCCCATGAGCGCGAACACGCTGCACAAGCACGTGCTCAAGGAGGAATTTTATTTCGTCCTCGAAGGCACGGGGCGCATTCGTGTCGACGAGGAAACGCTGACGGTGCCGAAATATGGCAGCGTGCTGGTGGGCCCGGCGATGTTGAGGCAGGTTTTCAACGACTCGGAAAAAGAGGAGACGCTTTGGTTGATCATCGGTGCGCCCGAGAAGGAGTTCGAGTCGGGGGTGATTGACCGGAGTCTGATTTATCCGGTCGAGCCGACGCAGCTGCCGCCTGAGTTAACGAGTGCCGTGTGGCCACCGAAGAGCTAG
- a CDS encoding AMP nucleosidase, giving the protein MKTRREIVENWLPRYTGVPLSEFGDHILLTNFQSYVKLFAQWHKVPVRGKDKPMSSATKGRITIINFGMGSATAATVMDLLSAIHPKAVLFLGKCGGIKHRAELGDLILPIAAIRGEGTSNDYFPPEVPALPAFALQKAISTTIRDFARDYWTGTVYTTNRRVWEHDDAFKAYLQKIHALCVDMETATIFMTGFYNEITTGALLLVSDQPMTPDGVKTAKSDRAVDHTYVEDHLKIGIASLKQLINQGLTLKHLKF; this is encoded by the coding sequence ATGAAGACCCGCCGCGAAATCGTCGAAAACTGGCTCCCCCGTTACACCGGCGTCCCGCTCAGCGAATTCGGCGACCACATCCTCCTCACGAATTTTCAGAGCTACGTGAAGCTCTTCGCCCAGTGGCACAAAGTTCCCGTGCGCGGCAAGGACAAGCCCATGTCCAGCGCCACCAAAGGCCGCATCACCATAATCAACTTCGGCATGGGCTCCGCCACCGCCGCCACCGTGATGGACCTCCTCAGCGCCATCCACCCAAAAGCCGTCCTCTTCCTCGGCAAATGCGGCGGCATCAAACACCGCGCCGAACTCGGCGACCTCATCCTCCCCATCGCCGCCATCCGCGGCGAAGGCACCAGCAACGATTACTTCCCGCCCGAGGTTCCCGCGCTCCCCGCCTTCGCCCTCCAAAAAGCCATCTCCACGACCATCCGCGACTTCGCCCGCGATTACTGGACCGGCACCGTGTACACCACCAACCGCCGCGTCTGGGAACACGACGACGCCTTCAAAGCCTACCTCCAAAAAATCCACGCCCTCTGCGTGGACATGGAAACCGCCACCATCTTCATGACCGGTTTCTACAACGAGATCACCACTGGCGCGCTCCTCCTCGTCAGCGATCAACCCATGACTCCTGACGGCGTGAAAACTGCCAAGAGCGACCGCGCCGTCGATCACACTTACGTCGAAGACCACCTCAAGATCGGCATCGCCTCCCTCAAGCAGCTCATCAATCAGGGCCTCACCCTGAAGCACCTGAAGTTCTAA
- a CDS encoding pyridoxamine 5'-phosphate oxidase family protein: MKQELESHYESVSGSAAAEKIRGLAKSARYCLFGTDLSHPPVTVRPMTVQSVDDAGNLWFLSGRTTHINRQIEADAQVQLFFANPSSSEFLTLDGRATISDDYALRKEHWTPLAKTWFNGGVDDPDLTVIKVEPNDGYYWDTKHGKAVATLKIVVGAVTGKTIDDSVEGAVRP, encoded by the coding sequence ATGAAACAAGAACTCGAATCCCACTACGAAAGCGTCTCCGGTTCAGCCGCCGCCGAAAAAATCCGCGGCCTCGCCAAATCTGCCCGCTACTGTCTCTTCGGCACCGATCTATCCCATCCGCCCGTAACTGTTCGTCCGATGACCGTGCAGAGCGTGGATGACGCCGGTAATCTTTGGTTCCTCAGCGGGCGCACTACGCACATCAATCGGCAGATCGAAGCCGATGCGCAGGTACAGTTGTTCTTTGCGAATCCCAGCAGCTCGGAATTCCTAACGCTCGATGGACGCGCCACCATCAGCGACGACTACGCTCTGCGAAAGGAGCATTGGACGCCGCTCGCAAAAACTTGGTTCAACGGCGGCGTGGACGATCCGGATCTCACGGTGATCAAGGTCGAGCCAAACGACGGTTATTATTGGGACACCAAGCACGGCAAAGCAGTTGCCACGCTCAAGATCGTCGTCGGCGCAGTGACGGGAAAAACCATAGATGACAGCGTCGAAGGCGCAGTCCGCCCCTAG